One window of the Betaproteobacteria bacterium genome contains the following:
- the tuf gene encoding elongation factor Tu, translating to MAKGKFERSKPHVNVGTIGHVDHGKTTLTAAMTMVLAKKYGGEARAYDQIDAAPEEKARGITINTAHVEYETANRHYAHVDCPGHADYVKNMITGAAQMDGAILVCSAADGPMPQTREHILLARQVGVPYIIVFLNKCDMVDDAELLELVEMEVRELLSKYEFPGDDIPIIKGSALKAMEGDTGEMGEGAIMKLAEALDTYIPMPKRALDGAFLMPVEDVFSISGRGTVVTGRIERGIIKVGEEIEIIGLKPTLKTICTGVEMFRKLLDQGQAGDNVGILLRGTKREEVERGQVLAKPGSITPHTDFEAEIYVLSKDEGGRHTPFFNGYRPQFYFRTTDVTGALQLPAGTEMVMPGDNVKINVQLIAPIAMEDGLRFAIREGGRTVGAGVVSKIIK from the coding sequence ATGGCAAAAGGCAAGTTTGAGCGATCGAAGCCGCACGTGAACGTGGGGACGATAGGGCACGTTGATCACGGCAAGACGACGCTGACGGCGGCGATGACGATGGTATTGGCGAAGAAATATGGTGGCGAGGCGCGAGCCTACGACCAGATTGACGCGGCGCCGGAAGAAAAGGCCCGCGGCATCACCATCAACACCGCGCACGTCGAATACGAGACCGCCAACCGGCACTATGCGCACGTCGACTGTCCGGGCCACGCGGACTATGTGAAGAACATGATCACCGGCGCCGCGCAGATGGACGGCGCCATCCTGGTGTGCTCGGCGGCCGACGGCCCGATGCCGCAGACCCGCGAACACATCCTGCTCGCCCGCCAGGTTGGCGTACCGTACATCATCGTATTCCTGAACAAATGCGACATGGTTGACGATGCCGAGCTTCTGGAACTGGTGGAGATGGAGGTACGTGAACTGCTGTCCAAATACGAATTCCCCGGCGATGACATCCCGATCATCAAGGGAAGTGCGCTGAAAGCCATGGAAGGTGACACCGGCGAGATGGGTGAAGGCGCCATCATGAAACTTGCCGAAGCGCTCGACACCTACATTCCGATGCCCAAGCGCGCCCTGGACGGCGCCTTCCTGATGCCGGTCGAAGACGTATTCTCCATCTCCGGTCGCGGCACCGTGGTGACGGGCCGTATTGAACGCGGCATCATCAAGGTCGGCGAAGAAATCGAGATCATCGGACTCAAGCCCACCCTGAAGACCATCTGCACCGGCGTTGAAATGTTCCGGAAGCTGCTCGACCAAGGGCAAGCGGGCGACAACGTCGGCATCCTGCTGCGCGGCACCAAGCGTGAAGAAGTCGAGCGCGGCCAGGTATTGGCCAAGCCGGGCTCGATCACCCCGCACACGGACTTTGAAGCCGAGATCTATGTTCTGAGCAAAGACGAAGGTGGCCGTCACACCCCGTTTTTCAACGGCTATCGTCCGCAGTTCTACTTCCGCACCACCGACGTGACCGGCGCGCTGCAACTGCCAGCTGGTACCGAGATGGTGATGCCGGGAGACAACGTCAAGATCAATGTGCAGCTGATCGCGCCGATTGCGATGGAAGACGGGCTGCGCTTCGCGATCCGCGAAGGTGGCCGTACCGTCGGCGCCGGCGTGGTGTCGAAAATTATCAAGTAG
- the secE gene encoding preprotein translocase subunit SecE, producing MKDKIQITLAVLLAIAGLAAFYWLSDKPMIARVGAMFAGFILAGVVGWFTEPGREFVQYAKESIEEAKKVVWPTRKETMQSTGMIFVFVFVMAMFLWAVDWSLTFVLTKFIGHGA from the coding sequence ATGAAAGATAAAATTCAAATCACCTTAGCCGTATTGCTGGCGATTGCAGGCTTGGCAGCGTTCTATTGGTTGTCGGACAAGCCGATGATTGCGCGCGTTGGGGCGATGTTCGCCGGATTTATTCTGGCTGGCGTCGTGGGTTGGTTTACGGAGCCCGGGCGCGAGTTTGTGCAATATGCCAAGGAATCCATCGAAGAAGCCAAGAAAGTTGTTTGGCCGACTCGCAAGGAAACCATGCAATCAACCGGCATGATCTTCGTGTTTGTATTTGTGATGGCCATGTTTTTATGGGCCGTTGACTGGAGTCTGACTTTTGTCCTGACGAAATTTATCGGACACGGAGCGTAA
- the nusG gene encoding transcription termination/antitermination protein NusG, with the protein MRWYVVHAYSGQEKSIQAALIERIKRSGMADKFGDVLVPTEEVVEMKSGAKSLSERRFFPGYILVQMEMTDETWHLVKSTPKVTGFIGGTGNRPTPISQKEVDSILNQVKEGVEKPKPKVLFEVGENVRVKDGPFVDFNGNVEEVNYDKSKIRVSVLIFGRPTPVELDFGQVEKQ; encoded by the coding sequence ATGCGTTGGTACGTTGTGCACGCTTATTCCGGACAGGAAAAAAGTATTCAAGCCGCCCTGATCGAACGCATCAAGCGTTCGGGCATGGCTGATAAATTTGGTGATGTGCTGGTACCGACCGAAGAAGTTGTGGAAATGAAAAGCGGTGCGAAATCGCTTTCAGAACGCCGCTTTTTCCCCGGTTACATCCTGGTGCAAATGGAAATGACCGACGAAACATGGCATTTGGTCAAGAGTACGCCGAAAGTAACGGGATTCATTGGCGGCACGGGCAACCGGCCCACGCCGATTTCGCAGAAGGAAGTGGATTCCATTCTGAATCAGGTGAAGGAAGGCGTCGAAAAGCCGAAACCCAAGGTGCTGTTTGAAGTCGGTGAAAACGTTCGTGTTAAAGACGGTCCGTTTGTCGATTTCAACGGTAACGTTGAGGAAGTGAATTACGACAAATCAAAGATCCGCGTGTCAGTGCTGATCTTTGGTCGCCCGACACCGGTGGAGCTGGATTTCGGGCAAGTCGAGAAACAATAG
- the rplK gene encoding 50S ribosomal protein L11, translating into MAKKVIGYIKLQVPAGKANPSPPIGPALGQRGLNIMEFCKAFNAQTQKLEPGLPIPVVITAFADKSFTFIMKTPPASILIKKAAKVEKGSKVPHTDKVGKLTRAQAEEIAKMKMPDLTAADLDAAVRTIAGSARSMGIDVEGVR; encoded by the coding sequence ATGGCAAAGAAAGTCATCGGCTATATCAAGCTGCAAGTGCCGGCCGGAAAGGCGAATCCATCGCCGCCGATCGGTCCCGCGCTGGGCCAGCGCGGATTGAACATCATGGAATTCTGCAAGGCGTTTAACGCGCAAACGCAGAAACTGGAACCGGGTCTGCCGATTCCCGTGGTGATTACCGCATTTGCGGACAAATCCTTCACCTTCATCATGAAAACGCCACCCGCGTCGATCCTGATCAAGAAGGCTGCCAAGGTTGAAAAAGGCAGCAAGGTTCCGCATACCGACAAGGTGGGCAAATTGACCCGCGCACAGGCGGAAGAGATTGCAAAAATGAAGATGCCAGACTTGACCGCGGCTGATCTGGACGCAGCCGTCCGCACCATCGCCGGGAGTGCACGTTCAATGGGTATTGATGTCGAGGGAGTACGCTAA